A stretch of Romeriopsis navalis LEGE 11480 DNA encodes these proteins:
- a CDS encoding transporter substrate-binding domain-containing protein, whose amino-acid sequence MRQVINRLARIAFLGWLGVHFFAPPSVYGADLKTIRARGYLIVGVKDNVRPLGFRDRQNQLTGFEIDIARRLAKIILGKPDAIRLVPLANRDRLSMVANDKVDLAIAQITATRARARIVHFSSPYYLNGISLITQPSPNSLRIAEPKQLVGKRVGVLNNSAAIASLQYHQPKLQVVGFDSYTTAQAKLQRGEIQAFAGSTTVLTGWAQTNSSYQLIPTQFDRQPLSVAFPKGLQYADLATIISQSLRQWQQTGWLKERASYWGLP is encoded by the coding sequence ATGCGCCAGGTTATCAATCGCCTGGCTCGGATCGCTTTTTTGGGTTGGTTGGGGGTGCATTTTTTTGCACCCCCTTCTGTGTATGGAGCTGACTTAAAAACGATTCGGGCCAGAGGTTATCTGATTGTTGGGGTCAAAGATAACGTACGACCTTTAGGTTTCCGCGATCGCCAGAATCAATTAACCGGGTTCGAGATCGATATTGCCCGTCGCCTCGCCAAGATTATTCTCGGCAAACCCGATGCGATTCGGTTGGTGCCACTCGCCAACCGCGATCGATTATCCATGGTGGCAAATGACAAAGTTGACTTGGCGATCGCCCAAATCACAGCCACAAGGGCCCGGGCCCGGATCGTGCATTTTAGTTCCCCGTATTACCTCAACGGCATCAGCCTCATCACACAGCCATCACCAAATTCGCTCCGGATCGCGGAGCCAAAACAGTTAGTGGGAAAACGCGTGGGCGTTCTCAACAACTCCGCCGCGATCGCCAGTCTGCAATATCACCAACCCAAACTTCAGGTCGTTGGCTTCGATTCCTATACCACTGCCCAGGCCAAACTCCAACGCGGTGAGATTCAGGCCTTTGCAGGCAGCACGACGGTTCTGACGGGTTGGGCTCAAACCAACTCCAGCTACCAACTCATTCCCACCCAGTTCGATCGGCAACCACTATCAGTCGCATTTCCGAAAGGCTTACAATACGCTGACCTCGCAACCATCATCAGTCAGTCGTTAAGACAATGGCAACAGACCGGTTGGCTCAAGGAACGCGCTTCCTACTGGGGACT